The following are from one region of the Methanomassiliicoccales archaeon LGM-DZ1 genome:
- a CDS encoding mechanosensitive ion channel family protein — translation MFRSRNKLLIAAAAVLAMLAVAIVPVQYSDDSSAAINGDLDGVTDIAYICEQDSITVSANGTTQASLLLINNNTTDAHYISVSASTDNSKVSASAHFSGSNPENTKTLSAKVSGSTSTANSDTAYIEISADRYAHQGDYTLTVFITSYDSTGSGTPETGSVSIDLKVTSDLSSGNKYNKFLGFIENDFSGIMGEVWFTAIVSFFGLLAIGYVIMLIAVPVCVRIVMKKDDPDREYMKKTLYDLCHVIIILWAIGQVLRIAGTDEEYIDIVNRVFYVCYLIVGAIVGWRLYKLVVDVIITRIGNKDDRHRKDYDSLRPLFMYIGEIAIATVVTIVALSMFGVDVAAIITSAGLISLGISMGAKDVLSQFFSGLVILATRPFQKGDLIQVGTDTTVYRVREVNIMNTQLENWDNTDINIMPNSTLETSRIKNITRETTVYKCYISMSVSYDSDLNKVRQIMQDVASANPHVITDGSYGRPYTRVEEFEDSNIQVKMGMYVDDFNTSYTVRGQIRQALYAAFKENGIDIDYTRIVVEDGGKAFPNEGADGSGPSPAGSA, via the coding sequence ATGTTCAGAAGCAGGAACAAGTTACTCATCGCAGCAGCGGCCGTCCTTGCCATGCTCGCGGTGGCGATTGTCCCCGTCCAGTATTCCGACGACTCGTCAGCGGCCATCAACGGAGACCTAGACGGTGTCACGGACATCGCCTACATCTGCGAACAGGACAGCATCACTGTTTCGGCCAACGGGACCACGCAGGCCAGCCTGCTGCTCATCAACAACAACACGACCGACGCCCATTACATCAGCGTGTCGGCGTCGACCGACAACAGCAAGGTCAGCGCCTCGGCGCACTTCAGCGGATCGAACCCGGAGAACACGAAGACCCTTTCCGCCAAGGTGTCGGGCTCGACCAGCACGGCCAATTCGGACACGGCGTACATCGAAATATCCGCCGACAGGTACGCACATCAGGGAGATTACACCCTGACCGTTTTCATCACGTCGTACGACTCCACAGGTTCCGGGACGCCCGAGACGGGATCCGTATCGATAGACCTCAAGGTGACCTCCGACCTGTCTTCGGGCAACAAGTACAACAAGTTCCTGGGATTCATCGAGAACGACTTCAGCGGGATCATGGGCGAGGTCTGGTTCACTGCGATCGTCTCGTTCTTCGGCCTCCTGGCCATCGGATACGTCATCATGCTCATCGCGGTCCCGGTGTGCGTCAGGATCGTGATGAAGAAGGACGATCCGGACAGGGAATACATGAAGAAGACCCTGTACGACCTCTGCCACGTCATCATCATACTGTGGGCCATCGGGCAGGTCCTCCGCATCGCAGGGACTGACGAGGAGTACATCGACATCGTCAACCGCGTCTTCTACGTCTGCTACCTGATCGTCGGGGCCATCGTCGGATGGAGGCTCTACAAGCTCGTCGTCGATGTGATCATCACCAGGATCGGGAACAAGGACGACCGCCACAGGAAGGATTACGACAGCCTGCGCCCGCTCTTCATGTACATAGGGGAGATCGCCATCGCCACCGTGGTCACCATCGTGGCCCTGAGCATGTTCGGAGTGGACGTCGCGGCCATCATCACCTCGGCCGGACTGATATCCCTAGGCATATCGATGGGCGCCAAGGATGTGCTGTCGCAGTTCTTCTCCGGATTGGTCATCCTCGCCACCAGGCCGTTCCAGAAGGGCGACCTCATACAGGTGGGCACGGACACCACGGTGTACCGCGTCCGCGAGGTCAACATCATGAACACCCAGCTGGAGAACTGGGACAACACCGACATCAACATCATGCCCAACTCGACCCTTGAGACCTCCAGGATCAAGAACATCACCAGGGAGACCACGGTCTACAAGTGCTACATCTCGATGAGCGTGTCCTACGACTCCGACCTGAACAAGGTCAGGCAGATCATGCAGGACGTCGCCTCAGCCAACCCGCACGTCATCACCGACGGCTCCTACGGAAGGCCTTACACCCGCGTCGAGGAGTTCGAGGACAGCAACATACAGGTTAAGATGGGAATGTACGTGGACGACTTCAACACCAGCTACACCGTCCGCGGGCAGATCCGCCAGGCCCTGTACGCCGCCTTCAAGGAGAACGGCATCGACATCGACTACACCCGCATCGTGGTGGAGGACGGCGGCAAGGCGTTCCCCAACGAGGGCGCGGACGGCAGCGGCCCGTCCCCTGCCGGCAGCGCCTGA
- the amrS gene encoding AmmeMemoRadiSam system radical SAM enzyme: protein MNPNIEATYWHIEDGRARCDLCPHRCLIGSEEFGLCSSRKFTGGKLTAYNYGRVSSIAVDPIEKKPFYHYRPGTRIFSVGGIGCNFKCQYCQNYSISMESFGKKRTTFKSAEDIAALCRQQSFDQIAFTYNEPGIWYEYIMDVHEADPDLRIALVTNGYLNEDPMKDLCRVSDAMNIDVKSFNDRFYRRICGGDLESVKTACSVVHEQGVHLELTYLVIPGYNDSTGEVEKFVRWVRDDLSPDIPVHFSRFHPDYNMETVPMTPVDTLLRFQKLAEDNGLDYAYVGNIIHDDASDTYCPECGAAVIKRTGYRVDIVGLDGDRCAFCKHKLNIIR from the coding sequence ATTAACCCCAATATAGAAGCGACATACTGGCACATAGAGGACGGCAGAGCAAGGTGCGACCTCTGCCCCCACCGCTGCCTCATCGGCAGCGAGGAGTTCGGCCTCTGCAGCTCCCGCAAGTTCACCGGCGGGAAGCTCACGGCCTACAACTACGGCAGAGTGTCATCCATCGCCGTCGATCCCATCGAGAAGAAGCCGTTCTACCATTACCGCCCCGGGACCAGGATATTCTCTGTCGGCGGGATCGGCTGCAACTTCAAGTGCCAGTACTGCCAGAACTACTCCATATCCATGGAGTCCTTCGGCAAGAAGCGCACCACCTTCAAGTCCGCGGAGGACATCGCCGCGCTCTGCCGCCAGCAGAGCTTCGACCAGATCGCCTTCACGTACAACGAGCCGGGGATCTGGTACGAGTACATCATGGACGTCCACGAGGCCGACCCGGACCTGAGGATCGCCCTCGTCACGAACGGCTATCTCAACGAGGACCCGATGAAGGACCTCTGCAGGGTCAGCGATGCCATGAACATCGACGTCAAATCGTTCAACGACCGCTTCTACCGCAGGATCTGCGGCGGGGACCTCGAATCGGTCAAGACCGCCTGCAGCGTGGTCCACGAGCAGGGCGTCCACCTGGAACTCACGTACCTGGTCATCCCAGGATACAACGACAGCACGGGGGAGGTCGAGAAGTTCGTCCGCTGGGTCAGGGACGACCTTTCCCCCGACATCCCCGTGCACTTCAGCCGCTTCCATCCCGATTACAACATGGAGACCGTCCCCATGACCCCAGTGGACACCCTCCTCAGGTTCCAGAAGCTGGCCGAGGACAACGGCCTGGATTACGCCTATGTGGGCAACATCATACATGACGATGCGTCCGACACCTACTGCCCCGAATGCGGGGCCGCGGTCATCAAGAGGACCGGCTACCGCGTGGACATCGTCGGGCTCGACGGGGACCGCTGCGCCTTCTGCAAGCACAAGCTGAACATCATAAGATGA
- the thiL gene encoding thiamine-phosphate kinase, with translation MATLETIGERRLIERMLSVCRPRQGATTVIGPGDDAAVIGGLSDGRIAATTDSVSVARHKTPGMNWEQFGWTAAAVNFSDLAAMGARPVGLLAAMDMPGDMEEADFLDIASGIDQCCEFCGTEVVGGDTKPGPGTVTATALGSFEGRKPLTRSGARPGDVVAVTGCIGEAAAGFLAEQNGLEGFDDAEFAFRVPVPRWEEGMAMAGTGIVTSCMDLSDGLGNACRAVCAASHAGMEIEWEFLPLGEDTEEVCRLCRKDLRETALRWGGDYELLFTFDPKDIDALYKAGVAFSIIGSVDNGRGAFIAEGGERREMPDGIY, from the coding sequence ATGGCGACCCTGGAGACGATCGGAGAGAGGAGGCTGATAGAGCGCATGCTTTCGGTCTGCCGTCCCCGCCAGGGCGCGACCACTGTCATCGGGCCCGGCGACGATGCAGCGGTCATCGGCGGCCTCTCCGACGGCAGGATCGCGGCCACCACCGACTCGGTCTCGGTGGCCAGGCACAAGACCCCCGGGATGAACTGGGAGCAGTTCGGCTGGACGGCGGCGGCCGTGAACTTCAGCGACCTGGCGGCCATGGGCGCCCGGCCCGTCGGCCTCCTGGCGGCCATGGATATGCCCGGGGACATGGAAGAGGCCGACTTCCTCGACATAGCCAGCGGGATCGACCAATGCTGCGAGTTCTGCGGGACGGAGGTCGTGGGAGGGGACACCAAGCCCGGCCCCGGGACCGTGACCGCCACCGCCCTCGGGAGCTTCGAGGGCAGGAAGCCCCTGACCCGCTCGGGCGCCCGCCCGGGCGACGTGGTCGCCGTGACCGGGTGCATCGGCGAGGCGGCGGCCGGGTTCCTGGCGGAGCAGAACGGCCTCGAGGGGTTCGACGATGCGGAGTTCGCCTTCCGCGTCCCGGTCCCCCGCTGGGAAGAGGGGATGGCCATGGCCGGCACCGGCATCGTGACGTCCTGCATGGACCTGTCGGACGGCCTCGGCAATGCCTGCCGCGCCGTGTGCGCCGCCTCGCATGCGGGGATGGAGATCGAGTGGGAGTTCCTTCCCTTGGGCGAGGACACGGAAGAGGTCTGCCGCCTATGCAGGAAGGACCTCAGGGAGACCGCCCTCAGATGGGGCGGGGATTACGAGCTCCTGTTCACCTTCGACCCCAAGGACATAGACGCCCTCTACAAGGCAGGGGTGGCGTTCTCGATAATCGGCTCTGTCGACAACGGCAGGGGAGCATTCATCGCGGAAGGCGGCGAGAGGAGGGAGATGCCGGACGGCATTTATTAA